DNA from Roseimicrobium sp. ORNL1:
CGGGCGCCGGTCTCCTGTTGCAGGAGCACGCCCTCCTCCGTCCGCTGGAAGAACACCCGCTCCGTCACCTCGGTCACCGTGGCGCGCGCGCCTTTCACCGGCAGGGACGCTGGCTCCTTGGCGAGGCAATATTCCTGCACCGGGCACTGCCCGCAGGTGGGGGATGAGACACGGCAGACCGTCTGGCCCAGCTCCATGAGCGCACTGTTGTGAGCACGGGCGCTCGGGGCAGCCTGCACGAGCAGCTCCGCCCTTTCCCAGAGCTTCGCCTGGCCTTCCGTGGAGTCCACCGGCGTGGCGTCATCGCAGAGTCGCGCGAGCACCCGGGCCACATTGCCATCCACGATGGGCGCGGCCCTGTCATACGCGAAACTCATCACAGCGCCTGCCGTGTAGCGTCCCACGCCCGGCAGGGCATGGATGTCCTCCAGCTTCTCTGGAAACGCACCACCGTGCCTCTCCATCACCGTGCGGGCCATCTGCTGCAGGAACCGGGCGCGGCGATAGTAGCCCAGGCCCTCCCACGTGCGCAGCACCTCGGCTTCCTCTGCTTGCGCCAGCGTCTGCACATTGGGGAAACGCTCCATCCACCGCGTGTAGTAGCCGCGCCCCAGCACCGTGGGGATCTGCGTCTGCTGCAGCATCATCTCAGACACCAGGATGGCATACGGGTCCGTGGTGCGCCGCCAGGGATAGTCCTTCGCATGGGTCGCGAACCACGCGCCCAGGGTCGTGGCAAAAGCCTCAGGGCGCTGCAGCGG
Protein-coding regions in this window:
- a CDS encoding A/G-specific adenine glycosylase — its product is MPKQSPLQRPEAFATTLGAWFATHAKDYPWRRTTDPYAILVSEMMLQQTQIPTVLGRGYYTRWMERFPNVQTLAQAEEAEVLRTWEGLGYYRRARFLQQMARTVMERHGGAFPEKLEDIHALPGVGRYTAGAVMSFAYDRAAPIVDGNVARVLARLCDDATPVDSTEGQAKLWERAELLVQAAPSARAHNSALMELGQTVCRVSSPTCGQCPVQEYCLAKEPASLPVKGARATVTEVTERVFFQRTEEGVLLQQETGARRTGLWKLPALPEVEQLPAVLHKSRYTITRYRVTLWVHEAPPARKGKPLQQEKAARVIPHDDLANLPMPSPYRRALNALLAETAFRLEA